A region of the Roseiflexus sp. RS-1 genome:
CTTACTGTTCATAGGATGATCGAATCGTTGAACAAGATGCAATATTTCGGTTGCCGGGAGATGAAAGGCGCGCCTTCGTCTCTTTCCTTCGTTGTCGGGTTCATTCACGCAGGTGAAAAATGACGATGCCTTCATGCTCGTACACATGCTCGAACATTGGTGAAGTGCGCAGTGCATCCGCACGAATGGCGCCGGGGCGTTCGCCAGCATATACATAGGTATACCCCCGTTCGCGCATAAAGGCGGCAAGTTCTTCCGCGCTTGCGGATGCGCTGCGGTCGCGCAACCACAATGTGTCGCGCTTGATGGCGGCGACATCCGCTGGTGCACCGTAGTTGTAGATGACCGGCGGCGTGCTGACCTGCCGCCCTGCCAGCGGCAAGAGCCACCATCCGCCGTCCGCCCCGCGATCAACGTCGTAGAGCCAGCCGACTGCGCCCGTCACGAAGCGCGCGTCGGGCGGGGTAGCGCGCGCCGCCCACGTGATGGCTTCCAGATCGGCGCGCCCGGCAAGCACAGTGTCCGGGCGGACAATGGTGCGCCACTGATTCACGCCCCACAGCATGACGCCTGCCGCAAGCGCAACGGCGCCCAGATGCCAGGCGAACCTGCGCCAACCGCCACGCGGCGCGCGTGCGTCGATGGCTGCCGCCCCGCCTGCTATCAGCATCGCCAACGGAGCGAACATTGTGATGGTCAACATTTCGTTGGTGATAAACGAGAGGTACGGTAGCCCGACGACGACCGGGTTCGCCAGGAGAACTGCGGTTGCACACCAGATGATCAGCCATATGGCAGCGCGTTGTCGCTGCCAGAGCGTCAGCAGCGCACCAATACCGCCGAGTGCCAGCAGGATTTGATTCGTCCCTGCCCGGAGCAACTCCAGCGGTAATGCGTTATACCCGGCATTGCCAGCGATGTGCATAGCGGAACTTCCAGTCCCCGGCAATGCGCGACTCGCCAGCAGAACGATCCAGGGCGCGGTGATCGTCAGCGCCCCGGCAAGCGCCACTCCCATCCAGATGGCAGTGCGTCGCCAGAACGATCCGTGTGTCGTAGTGAGAAGCAATGCGGCGCATGCCGCCAGCGTCAGCGCAAAGACCACAAAGTGGACCAGACTGAGTCCTGCGAGCAGGACCGCCAGCAGCGCCGCTGATGCCAGTCCAGGGTTGCGTCGCACCGTATCCAGGGCAATGAGCGCGGCAGGCAGCATGAGCATGCCGGTCAGCAGGGTGTATCGTCCCCAACTGACGTAGTATGCTGGCATCACTGACGCCAGACCAACCACTAGACCTGCCGCAGCGCCAGCGATGGGGCGCCGCCAGAGGCGTACTGCCAGCGCAGCATATGCCGGAACCATCAACGCACTCATCGTCTGACCGCTCCAGAGCATCAGTGCTGGCAGTTTCTCCGGTCTATCCATGCCCGCCATCTGTGCCAGCGTTGCCATGGTGACGTGATACCCCCAGTGGTACGTCAACTCGTCGACCGGCAGGTATGGACGGAGAGAAAGAGGCGCTGCGCCGTGCTCGATGCTCACACGGATCAACAATGCATGGTGAACGGAGTCGACCCAGGCAGGCAGTGCCAGATCACGGATCTGCTCGAAGCGGAGCCAGAAGGTCAGCGCCGTACCACCGGCGATGACCAGATGCCAGATCACGCTGTCGCGTTTCCAGGATGGAACGGTCACAGACACACGATGGTGCAAAAGGATTACCGTAAGCAGGCAGATGAAAAGAAATGCACGAATGTGAGAAGCTTCGATGACGATCCCCAACCACGCGCCCCACAGGTACAGGACTGGTACCAGGCTCAGACTCAGCCCGACTGCCAGCGTCAATCGTTCGAGCGCCGAGATACCAATGATTGGTGCAATCTGCAACAGCAGCGCCAGCCCGGAAAGAATCAGCGTAGTGAAAGTGATAAACACGACTCCAGTCATGGGTTCCATGGCATTGCCTGTATCATATCACGAAGGGACAGAAAATAATCGCTGCGACGGTGTTTTGTCTATCTGCGTCCTTCGTGATATAATCCACGCGCTACCCTCTGAGCATATCGCAATTGCAGTCACGGCGTCCAGGAAAGACGCTTGATCGTTGTGAGCAACAGAGGCATAGCAACAGAGAACCATCACACTCATCTACCTTCCGGGTAGTACTGATATAAAGGAACTCCATCCGAATTACCATCGAAATGACGTTTTTAACGCATTCGACCCCTATCGTGTCAACGTTTCTGCATGGATATGGGCGATGACACCATCATTCGTGATTTCTGTTTTGAAAGGGGAAGGTTTCGAGGTTACTTATCAAGATTTTGTTGAAGAGGTTCTACCCAATAAAAACTGGATATGGTGGGGTTGTGTCGCGGAAAGACGACTAGAAAATCATCAACACTGGAGTAAAGTTGATTACCGTCAGGTCTTCGGCATCAAGGAAAGTCTATTTACTGGATCATGGTCTTTTGGCGATGATAATGGCTTTCATCGTGTCAGGAATGCAATCACTCGTATCGCTCGTTTTGTGAGTAAAAGGAAGTCTTGAACATAATCTCGCCTTTTGTCCTCTTCGATTTATCCCCTCGTATGACGCCCTCTCGACTGCCGCGGTTCGGACTGCCGCGGCTCAGACTGGCGCGGCTCAGATTGACGCGGCTCGGACTGGCGCGGCTCGGATTGACGCGGTTCGGATTTGCGCCGTTCTTCTTCGATCGCGCGGGCGATGAGCCGCTCAAAAAATCCATCGCGCTTTTCTACTTCTCTGATCGGCGCCTCTGCCGCTTCCGTCGATGATTGCTGCGGCGCAGCAAGGGTGATGATGTGCTGCTGAACCAGGCTGGCAATACCGACGCACACGTCGATCGGGGCAATCGAGAGATCATGGGCAATGTCGAGGATGGTTCGTCTCCCGTCGATTGCCGCCAGAAGCGGGCGAGTCTCTTCACCTGCCAGCGATGCAGCGGTGGGTCCAGGAACTCGCAGGATGGGGATCATCTGCGGAACCGGCACATAGTCGCGCACCATACTCCAGGTTCGCGCCTGGTGCTCCGCCAGTTCGATGATTTCCCATGGGTCCATCCAGAGCGTCGGCGTGACCGGCGTGCTGTCGGCAACAAAACGGAATGGCGCGTTGCGCTCGGCAAACATGCGCCCAATGGCATCGACGCCGTGCAGCCCCGAAAGTTCGGCATGCTGCGGTAGACCGTCGCGGAAGAAGATGCGACCGGCGTCCGGTCCAACCTGCACTTCCAGCACGCCGCTGACCGAACTGTACACTGCCATTTCGATCAGTTCACGCAATGGAAACTGTTCCAGCGAGCCTTCGAGTTGCACGTCGCATCCCCTTGCGAAGCGGATGGTGTCGTCTGGCGCTTCTGCCTGCCTTGTTCCTTTGCGTCTGGTCGGAACGGGATCGGTTCCCGTAGTTCCACCATTACTCCTCAATTATATCCGATGCTGCATCCGTGTACAGAACAATATCGCCAGCATCCGACGCATGCCGCTCGTCGTCGACCGAAACCCCGAATGCACTACCTGCGTAGATGGTCACAGAAGCCCGACAAGCACAAGGAATCTATGCTATGCGCACTGTTGGACAACGAATAGCGTCGCTCGTGACCGTGATCATCTTCCTCTGGATCCTCTCAATCATCCTCAGACGCGTCTGGATCGTTATTTGGGTTCAAACCCCCTGGTGGGTGCTGGTGTTGATCGGAGTGATCCTGTTCCTGGCGATCGATTATCTGGTTCATCGCGCATTCGGCGGAAAGCGCTAATCCCTGTACCTCTCGATCCGCTCGTTTTTCGTATATCATGGCGCATGTCTGAATTGCTGCTATGCGGCGTGGCGAAAGACACCCGCGTCGTCTGATGGATGCCAATGAACCTTGAACTGACTGACCGTCAGCGTCGCATTGTTGCGCTGGCGGACGATCTTGCGTTGCGCTTTGCCAGGCGCGCCGATCAGTATGACCGCGAAGGGGGATTTCCGTTTGCCAACCTTGCCGATCTGCGCGAGTCCGGTTACCTGCGGCTGGTTGTCCCGCGAATCTATGGTGGTGAGGGTGCGAGTCTGTTCGAGATGGTGCTGGCGCAGGAGCGTCTGGCGCAAGGGTGCGGCTCGACGGCGATGGCGGTCGATATGACGATCCATCTGATCGGTCGTCTGGCTGAAACTGCACCGTGGCCCGAGCCGCTCTTCGGTATGGTCTGTCGGTCGGTTGTTGACGAGGGCGCCTTGATCAACTCGGCGGCAACCGAGGCGGACCTGGGCAGCCCTTCGCGCGGTGGATTGCCGGCAACGCGCGCACGACCGGTTGCTGGCGGGTGGCGTGTGACCGGTCGCAAACTGTTCGTCAGCATGGCGCCTGCTCTACGCTGGTTTCTTGTGAGCGCGACGCTGCCACCAGATGACGAAACGCCGCAGGGAGCAGTCGGCAGTTTTCTGATCGAAGCGGGTTCGCCAGGAATGCGGTTGGAGGATTCCTGGGGTGATGCGTTGAGTCTGCGCGCCAGCGCCAGTTACGATCTGACCCTCGATGATGTGTTCGTACCGGTGGAACGTCTGGTGGAACGTGTGCCGGTCGGCGAGCCGCCCCGTCCCGGCGCTCCAACCCAGATGGCGTGGTTTGCCCTGACCCTCGCTGCCGTCTATCTGGGTATCGGTCAGGCAGCCTGTGATGCAGTGTGCGCCTATGCGCGTGAACGATCACCGACGGCGCTTGGACGACCGATTGCTACCCTTCCCAACATTCAGCGGCGAGTCGGCGCGATCCAGGCAGTGCTGAGCGCCGCGCGCAACACGCTGTATCAGACGGCGCGGGCGTGGGAGGAGTTTCCTGCTGAACGTGCTGCAATGACGCCGCACATCGCCACGGCGAAATATCTCTGTACCAATGCGGCGTGTGATGCAACTGATCAGGCGCTGCGGATTGCCGGAGGTTTTGGGCTGACGCGCTCTCTGCCGCTGGAGCGTTATTTTCGTGATGCCCGTGCAGGACTGACCCATCCGCCGAATGATGACGCTGCGCTGGAGTTGATCGGCAAACATCTGCTGGGAGTGTAGCGTGGATCTTGGATTGCACGGGCGCGTGGCGCTGGTCACCGGGGCGTCGAGCGGCATTGGCGCAGCAACGGCGCGCCTGCTGGCGGAGGAGGGCGCCGATGTTGTGGTCGCATTTGGACATAACGAAGCCGGGGCGCGCCAGATAGCGACGTTGATCGAGGCGGTTGGACGGCGCGCCTGGCTGTGCGGTTTCGATGTCGCCGATGCTGCTGCGGTTGCTGCCGCCATTCGCGCGGTTGGCGAGCAGACTGGCGGTTTCGATGTTCTGGTGATCTGCGCCGGTCACAACATTGTCACCCCTTTTGCCGATGTAACCCCTGACGAGTGGGATACAGTCATCAGTATCAATTTGAGTGGAGCATTCCACACCCTGCGCGCCGCCATACCGTTCCTGCGCGATGGCGCGGCAGTCGTGACAGTGGCGAGCGTTGCCGCAGCGACCGGCGCGCCACACCACGCGCACTATGCAGCAGCGAAGGCGGGTCTGGTGAACCTGACCAAAAGCGCAGCGCGAGCGCTGGCGCCGCGGATCCGCGTCAACTGTGTCGCTCCAGGTATCGCGCTCACGCCAATGGGACGCGAAACCGTCGCCAACCTGCCCCCCGATTACGCCCGCGAGAAACTGGCGCTGCAACGCTACGCGGAACCGGAAGAAATCGCGCGCTGCATCGTCTTTCTTGCCAGCCCGGCTGCCAGTTTTGTGACCGGCGCGACCCTCGATGTCAACGGCGGACGAGACATGCGTTGATTGACGCGCCGCGCTCCAGATGCTACACTTGCGCCGTGCGCATCACCTGTGATTGAGGGAGGAACGTATGTTTGAAAAGGTGGATCACATCGGTTTTGCTGTACGCGACATTGATAGCGCTATCGCCTTCTACAGCCAGACGTTCGGCATCAGCGAGTGGGAACGCATCCCTATGCCAGAGCGCCACATGGAGGTCGCTGCAACACGCATGGGTGATATGCTGCTTGAACTGATCGCTCCGACCTCGGACGAAGCGGCGTTTGCGAAATATCTGAACGAGCGTGGTCCTGGCATGCATCACATCGCCTATCGGGTGAACGACATCGTGGCTGCTCTGGCGGAGATCAAGGCGCGCGGGGTGCAGTTGATCGATGAAACGCCCCGTCCAGGGCTGCACGATACGCTGGTCGCCTTCCTCCATCCGAAGAGTTGCCAGGGTGTGCTGGTCGAACTGGTGCAGCATCGCCACTGACATTGAACATGACAATCCATCAACGAGGGGTCTGTGCCTGAACATCTGCGTCGCAGCATTCTTGTTTCGCTCGCCCTCGGTCTGTTCGTGGCGATTGCGCTGGGGCTTATCAGCGACATCCGCGCTGTGGCGTCCAGTTTTGGCGCGTTCGACTGGGGGGTGCTGCCAGCAGTGCTGGGGTTGACGCTCTTCAACTATGTGCTGCGCTGGTTGAAGTGGGATTATTATCTGCGTCGCATGGGCATGGGCGATGGTGTCGGGTATTACGACAGCGCATTGCTCTTCACCAGTGGCATGGTGATGGCAGTGACGCCCGCCAAGGTCGGCGAGGTGCTGAAATCAGCGCTGCTGAAACGGATCAACGGCACTCCAATTGCCGCCTCTGCGCCCATCGTGCTGGCAGAGCGCATCACCGACGGTCTTGCGATGCTGCTGCTCATGGGTGCAGGGTTGACGTTGTATCCGCCAGCGCGCCCGGCGTTTGTGGCGCTGCTGGTTCTGACAGTGGCCGGGTTGCTGCTGGTTCAGTCGCAATCACTGATGCGGCGCGCGCTGACAATACTGGCGCGGTTGCCGTTTGCCGGCAAAGCGGCGCCGCGCGTGGCAACTGCATATGAAAGTAGCCGACAACTCCTCTCGTGGCGGTTGCTGTTCGTCTCAACGGTTATCAGTGTGGTATCGTGGTTTGGCGAATGCGCCGCAATGTATTATGTGCTGATCGGTCTTGGAATTACCGGCGAGGCGCTGTTGCTGAAAGCCACGTTTGTCTTTGCCGCATCGACCCTGTTCGGTCTGGTGTCGTTTCTCCCCGGCGGTCTGGGGGTGTCGGAAGCGTCAAGCACCGGGTTGCTGGTCTTGCTCGTGCCGATGGCGGCAGGTCCGGCGACGACTGCAACCATCATTATCCGTTTCTGCACCCTCTGGTTCGGCGTCAGTCTGGGGGTGGTCGCGCTGGCGTTGTTCAGCCGACGATATGGCGCGCCGGTTGCCGAAACGCCGCGAGTGGCGTAGTGGGGGAATGGTTGCAGGTTGCAGGTTGAACGTTGAAGGTTGAAGGTTGAACCCGGTTCCTGGTTCCTGGTTCTCAGTTCTCAGTTCCTGGTTGCTG
Encoded here:
- a CDS encoding DUF4388 domain-containing protein; the encoded protein is MQLEGSLEQFPLRELIEMAVYSSVSGVLEVQVGPDAGRIFFRDGLPQHAELSGLHGVDAIGRMFAERNAPFRFVADSTPVTPTLWMDPWEIIELAEHQARTWSMVRDYVPVPQMIPILRVPGPTAASLAGEETRPLLAAIDGRRTILDIAHDLSIAPIDVCVGIASLVQQHIITLAAPQQSSTEAAEAPIREVEKRDGFFERLIARAIEEERRKSEPRQSEPRQSEPRQSEPRQSEPRQSEPRQSRGRHTRG
- a CDS encoding acyl-CoA dehydrogenase family protein — translated: MNLELTDRQRRIVALADDLALRFARRADQYDREGGFPFANLADLRESGYLRLVVPRIYGGEGASLFEMVLAQERLAQGCGSTAMAVDMTIHLIGRLAETAPWPEPLFGMVCRSVVDEGALINSAATEADLGSPSRGGLPATRARPVAGGWRVTGRKLFVSMAPALRWFLVSATLPPDDETPQGAVGSFLIEAGSPGMRLEDSWGDALSLRASASYDLTLDDVFVPVERLVERVPVGEPPRPGAPTQMAWFALTLAAVYLGIGQAACDAVCAYARERSPTALGRPIATLPNIQRRVGAIQAVLSAARNTLYQTARAWEEFPAERAAMTPHIATAKYLCTNAACDATDQALRIAGGFGLTRSLPLERYFRDARAGLTHPPNDDAALELIGKHLLGV
- a CDS encoding SDR family NAD(P)-dependent oxidoreductase gives rise to the protein MDLGLHGRVALVTGASSGIGAATARLLAEEGADVVVAFGHNEAGARQIATLIEAVGRRAWLCGFDVADAAAVAAAIRAVGEQTGGFDVLVICAGHNIVTPFADVTPDEWDTVISINLSGAFHTLRAAIPFLRDGAAVVTVASVAAATGAPHHAHYAAAKAGLVNLTKSAARALAPRIRVNCVAPGIALTPMGRETVANLPPDYAREKLALQRYAEPEEIARCIVFLASPAASFVTGATLDVNGGRDMR
- the mce gene encoding methylmalonyl-CoA epimerase — encoded protein: MFEKVDHIGFAVRDIDSAIAFYSQTFGISEWERIPMPERHMEVAATRMGDMLLELIAPTSDEAAFAKYLNERGPGMHHIAYRVNDIVAALAEIKARGVQLIDETPRPGLHDTLVAFLHPKSCQGVLVELVQHRH
- a CDS encoding lysylphosphatidylglycerol synthase transmembrane domain-containing protein, whose translation is MPEHLRRSILVSLALGLFVAIALGLISDIRAVASSFGAFDWGVLPAVLGLTLFNYVLRWLKWDYYLRRMGMGDGVGYYDSALLFTSGMVMAVTPAKVGEVLKSALLKRINGTPIAASAPIVLAERITDGLAMLLLMGAGLTLYPPARPAFVALLVLTVAGLLLVQSQSLMRRALTILARLPFAGKAAPRVATAYESSRQLLSWRLLFVSTVISVVSWFGECAAMYYVLIGLGITGEALLLKATFVFAASTLFGLVSFLPGGLGVSEASSTGLLVLLVPMAAGPATTATIIIRFCTLWFGVSLGVVALALFSRRYGAPVAETPRVA